From the genome of Gracilibacillus salitolerans, one region includes:
- a CDS encoding rhamnogalacturonan lyase family protein produces MKKISIVLITALVVSLLPTNLTNSIQAETNDGYLFDFGSADSPVADGYTQVSNTLLYDEERGYGLSKAVNNRDRGNPDDLRRDFIIDSDYSFELDIPNGEYFVRIIAGDDIAFNRSSFAINGEDYGNITSSGGEYAELTTDVTITDEKLTIDIGENGRINGLEIVSMTQIDSLAVDSISYSADSEVTLSWQSDPNASHYNIYRKGENDEGFERMDETTEANYTDTTVELGYSYTYAVTLVHSSGIESEKSNEVLASIINEDVEKPQPPSDLTVSNAELDNITLNWNVVDNASLYYVYRANFNPEDYPEGAVEFEKIGTTSDTSFTDDSILTYNAYYYQVRTVNEGGISDPSNTTESPVTEVQKRQMEQLDRALVAVESDDGVYVGWKMLGTDPKDVKFNVFRDGEKANEKPIENSTNFFDEDGTADSTYQVKIIKGSGDKVTKEVSVWSENYLSIALDKPEGGTTPDGVDYTYSANDASVGDLDGDGEYEIILKWDPSNSKDNSHSGYTGNVYLDAYKLDGTKMWRLDLGRNIRAGAHYTQFLVYDFDGNGKSEVVLKTGDGTVDGEGNVIGNPEADWRNGSGFILDGPEYLTVFEGETGKELTTTDYSPARGNLNDWGDNYGNRADRFLAGVAYLDGERPSIVMARGYYTRAVLVAYNWRDGELTQEWVFDSDEEGNEDYAGQGNHSLSVADVDQDGKDEIIYGAAVIDDDGTGLHTTGWGHGDAQHVSDLNPNRPGLEIFQVHEDRSIPIGYGIRDAATGEKLFGIDLNADVGRGLAADIDPRYDGAEFWASGAWDGSTGNGLHAADGELISQNTPRSVNHAIWWDGDLGRELLDHTFDSNSDPHGVGRIDKWDYEKEELVNLLTPEGTRTSNWTKGNPSLQADLVGDWREEVIWPSADSEELRLYTTTDLTEEKIHTLMHDPVYRLSIAWQNVAYNQPPHTGFFLGYDMEEPPRPVIETGDELFGQEKNK; encoded by the coding sequence ACAAATGACGGTTATTTATTTGACTTCGGTTCAGCAGATAGTCCTGTTGCTGATGGCTACACACAAGTAAGCAATACCTTACTTTACGATGAGGAAAGAGGCTATGGTTTAAGTAAAGCTGTCAATAATCGTGACCGCGGCAACCCAGATGACTTACGCCGTGACTTTATAATTGACTCCGATTATTCATTCGAACTTGACATACCAAACGGAGAGTATTTCGTACGTATTATTGCCGGTGATGATATAGCCTTCAATCGTTCAAGTTTTGCTATCAATGGCGAGGATTATGGAAATATTACCTCAAGTGGTGGTGAATATGCTGAATTAACAACCGATGTAACGATTACCGATGAAAAATTAACGATTGATATCGGAGAAAACGGACGAATCAATGGCCTAGAAATTGTTTCCATGACACAAATTGACAGTCTGGCAGTTGACTCCATTTCGTACTCAGCAGATAGTGAGGTAACTTTGTCATGGCAAAGTGATCCGAATGCCAGTCATTATAATATTTATCGTAAAGGTGAAAATGACGAAGGTTTCGAAAGAATGGATGAAACAACAGAAGCAAACTATACCGATACGACCGTAGAATTAGGCTACAGTTATACGTATGCCGTAACACTTGTGCATTCATCTGGTATCGAATCAGAAAAAAGTAACGAAGTATTAGCTTCGATCATCAATGAGGATGTGGAAAAACCTCAACCTCCAAGTGATTTGACCGTAAGTAATGCTGAGCTTGATAACATTACATTAAACTGGAACGTCGTCGATAATGCTAGTCTGTATTATGTATATCGCGCTAATTTTAACCCCGAGGATTATCCGGAGGGCGCTGTCGAATTTGAAAAAATCGGCACCACATCAGATACCAGCTTTACCGATGATTCTATTTTAACGTATAATGCCTACTATTATCAGGTTCGTACAGTTAATGAAGGTGGTATTTCAGATCCATCAAATACCACAGAATCTCCTGTTACCGAAGTACAAAAGCGCCAAATGGAGCAACTGGATCGAGCATTAGTGGCAGTGGAGTCGGACGACGGTGTGTATGTAGGCTGGAAGATGCTTGGCACCGATCCGAAAGATGTCAAATTCAATGTGTTCCGTGATGGTGAAAAAGCAAACGAAAAACCGATTGAAAACAGCACGAACTTTTTTGATGAAGATGGAACTGCAGATTCTACCTATCAGGTGAAAATTATAAAAGGCAGTGGTGATAAAGTTACGAAAGAAGTTAGCGTATGGTCTGAAAATTACTTAAGTATCGCACTAGATAAGCCAGAAGGTGGTACAACACCAGATGGCGTGGACTACACGTATAGTGCAAATGATGCCAGTGTTGGTGATCTTGATGGAGACGGCGAATATGAAATTATTTTAAAATGGGACCCGTCCAATTCAAAAGACAATTCCCATTCCGGTTATACTGGCAACGTCTACCTCGATGCTTATAAACTGGATGGTACAAAAATGTGGCGTTTAGATCTCGGTCGCAACATTCGAGCTGGTGCTCATTATACCCAATTTCTTGTCTACGACTTTGATGGAAATGGGAAATCAGAGGTTGTTTTAAAAACTGGTGACGGAACCGTTGATGGGGAAGGTAATGTAATCGGCAATCCAGAGGCTGATTGGCGAAACGGCAGTGGCTTTATTTTAGATGGCCCTGAATATCTCACTGTGTTTGAAGGTGAAACAGGAAAAGAATTAACAACAACTGACTACAGTCCTGCTCGTGGTAATCTCAATGATTGGGGCGATAACTATGGAAACCGTGCCGATCGCTTCCTTGCAGGTGTTGCCTACCTTGATGGAGAACGCCCAAGCATTGTGATGGCACGTGGTTACTACACTCGCGCCGTACTTGTTGCTTATAATTGGCGTGATGGGGAACTAACTCAGGAATGGGTATTTGATAGCGATGAAGAAGGGAATGAAGACTATGCCGGACAAGGAAATCACAGTCTATCAGTAGCCGATGTTGATCAAGACGGCAAAGACGAAATCATCTACGGTGCAGCAGTTATAGATGATGATGGTACCGGACTTCATACAACCGGCTGGGGACATGGTGACGCACAACACGTTAGTGATTTAAATCCAAACCGTCCGGGTCTTGAAATTTTCCAGGTTCACGAAGATAGATCAATTCCAATTGGTTACGGTATTCGCGATGCTGCGACTGGTGAAAAATTGTTTGGTATAGATCTTAATGCAGATGTAGGTCGAGGACTAGCTGCAGATATTGATCCACGCTATGATGGTGCTGAATTCTGGGCATCTGGTGCTTGGGACGGCAGTACCGGGAATGGTCTTCACGCAGCAGACGGGGAACTGATTTCTCAAAACACTCCACGTTCTGTTAACCATGCTATCTGGTGGGATGGCGACCTTGGCCGTGAATTGCTTGATCATACTTTTGATTCAAACAGTGATCCACACGGTGTTGGCAGAATTGATAAATGGGATTATGAAAAGGAAGAGCTCGTTAACCTGTTAACTCCAGAAGGAACCCGAACTAGTAACTGGACGAAAGGTAACCCATCTTTACAAGCAGATTTAGTTGGTGACTGGCGTGAGGAAGTGATCTGGCCATCAGCTGACAGCGAAGAATTACGTCTGTACACGACTACTGATCTGACGGAAGAAAAAATTCATACGCTAATGCACGATCCAGTCTATCGTCTCTCGATTGCATGGCAAAATGTCGCCTATAACCAGCCACCACATACTGGTTTTTTCCTGGGTTATGACATGGAGGAACCTCCGCGACCTGTTATTGAAACTGGCGATGAATTGTTTGGACAAGAAAAGAATAAGTAA
- a CDS encoding aldo/keto reductase, with product MEYTYLGRSGLKVSKLCLGTMNFGVSTEEKEAFRIMDAALDAGINYFDTANNYGWGENAGLTEKIIGKWFTQGGNRRERVVLATKMHEKMFDPIYGPNDEPGLSAYKIKRHLEDSLRRLQTDHVEIYMMHHIDRHTSWEEIWPAFENANYQGKIDYVGSSNFPGWALAEAQATAKARNFLGLVLEQHKYNLNCRLPELEVLPAAQRYGIGIVPWSPLDGGLLGGNALNPEKNSRSSHNKERAEKQRRQLEQFSELCKEIDEKEDTIALAWLLANPSVDAPIIGVRTADQLEKSLRAVEVKLDDEILDRLDKIFPGPGGQTPEAYAW from the coding sequence ATGGAATATACATATTTAGGTCGCTCTGGGCTAAAAGTGAGTAAACTATGCTTAGGGACAATGAATTTTGGTGTGAGTACGGAGGAAAAAGAAGCATTTCGAATCATGGATGCAGCACTTGATGCCGGAATTAATTATTTTGACACCGCTAATAATTATGGCTGGGGAGAGAATGCTGGCTTGACAGAAAAAATTATTGGCAAATGGTTTACACAAGGTGGCAATCGCAGAGAAAGAGTGGTTTTAGCTACGAAGATGCATGAAAAAATGTTTGATCCTATTTATGGACCAAATGATGAACCAGGTTTATCGGCGTATAAAATAAAGCGTCATTTGGAGGACTCATTACGGAGGCTTCAAACCGATCATGTGGAAATATACATGATGCACCATATTGACCGTCATACATCATGGGAAGAAATTTGGCCGGCATTTGAGAATGCAAATTATCAAGGAAAAATTGATTATGTAGGTTCCAGTAATTTTCCTGGGTGGGCTCTAGCAGAGGCACAAGCAACTGCCAAAGCAAGAAATTTCTTAGGATTAGTATTGGAACAGCATAAATATAATTTAAATTGCCGCTTGCCAGAATTAGAAGTGTTACCTGCTGCCCAAAGATATGGGATTGGTATTGTACCATGGAGTCCATTAGATGGAGGACTACTAGGTGGTAATGCATTAAATCCTGAAAAGAATTCGAGGAGCAGTCATAATAAGGAACGTGCAGAAAAACAACGCCGCCAATTGGAGCAATTTAGTGAATTGTGTAAAGAAATCGATGAGAAAGAAGATACGATCGCATTAGCGTGGTTATTAGCCAATCCTTCAGTGGATGCGCCGATTATTGGTGTGCGGACCGCAGATCAATTAGAAAAATCTTTACGTGCAGTCGAAGTGAAATTAGATGATGAAATACTGGATCGTTTAGATAAGATTTTTCCTGGACCGGGAGGACAGACACCAGAAGCATACGCTTGGTAA
- a CDS encoding SDR family oxidoreductase, producing the protein MNNRFEDKVAVVTGGSSGIGRASAIQLAKEGAKVCLMDLKEEQAEKVKKEIEKDGGEALIADVDLSDPARVEKGMKEVVDNWGSIDIIFANGGINGVLAPIEDLTPEDWDNTINTNLKGTFHTIKYAIPFMKEKGGSVIITSSVNGNRIFSNFGMSAYSTSKAGQMAFGKMAALELAKYKIRVNIICPGAIKTNIGKNTEKTPELKKIEIPVEYPKGDKPLEHHPGNPEQVADLVTFLASDQSSHITGTELFIDGAESLLK; encoded by the coding sequence TTGAATAACCGATTTGAAGATAAAGTTGCTGTAGTAACCGGTGGGAGTTCAGGTATTGGCCGTGCTTCTGCCATCCAACTTGCAAAAGAAGGTGCGAAAGTTTGCTTAATGGATTTGAAAGAAGAACAAGCAGAAAAAGTAAAAAAAGAAATCGAAAAAGATGGTGGTGAAGCTCTCATTGCCGACGTTGATTTATCTGATCCCGCAAGAGTGGAAAAGGGAATGAAAGAAGTGGTCGACAACTGGGGAAGCATCGATATTATTTTTGCAAATGGCGGGATAAATGGTGTACTTGCACCGATAGAGGATTTAACTCCCGAAGACTGGGACAACACCATTAACACAAACTTAAAAGGAACCTTCCATACGATTAAATATGCGATACCTTTTATGAAAGAAAAAGGGGGAAGTGTGATTATCACTAGTTCAGTTAATGGTAATCGAATCTTTTCTAATTTCGGGATGTCAGCTTACAGTACGTCCAAAGCTGGACAAATGGCCTTTGGTAAAATGGCGGCATTAGAATTAGCCAAGTATAAAATCAGAGTCAATATTATATGCCCTGGTGCGATTAAAACAAACATTGGTAAAAACACGGAAAAAACACCTGAATTAAAAAAAATCGAAATTCCTGTGGAGTATCCTAAGGGAGATAAACCATTAGAACATCATCCCGGAAATCCAGAGCAAGTTGCAGATCTTGTTACCTTCCTTGCCTCCGACCAATCAAGCCATATTACTGGGACCGAACTATTTATTGATGGCGCAGAGTCGTTGCTGAAATAA
- the htpX gene encoding protease HtpX has protein sequence MGKRLFLFILTNILVMTTIVIVWSVITRYTELGGSFQNGDSINYTTLMVFSLVVGFTGAFISLAMSRWMAKMMMKVKVIDPNRPASAQERVVYEKVERLSRAAGLAHTPEVGIYPSREVNAFATGPTKKRSLVAVSQGLLETMDDDAIEGIIAHEVAHVSNGDMVTMTLLQGVVNTFVVFFSRIAAIIVSRFVRSEIQWIVRFAAIIVFQILFSILGSFVVSAYSRHREYHADRGGADLAGRDKMAHALRSLKMYIDRAKIDDRTDDSAIQTMKISGKSGMMALLSSHPPLEDRIAKLEQR, from the coding sequence ATGGGTAAGCGTTTATTTTTATTTATTTTAACGAATATTTTGGTAATGACGACGATTGTTATTGTATGGTCAGTTATTACCAGATACACAGAACTTGGTGGATCCTTTCAAAATGGTGACTCGATCAACTATACTACTCTCATGGTCTTTAGTTTGGTGGTTGGTTTTACAGGAGCATTCATCTCACTGGCTATGTCCCGTTGGATGGCTAAGATGATGATGAAGGTAAAAGTAATTGATCCAAACCGGCCAGCATCAGCTCAAGAACGTGTAGTATATGAAAAAGTAGAACGATTATCTCGTGCAGCCGGTTTAGCACATACACCAGAAGTTGGTATTTACCCATCTAGAGAAGTGAATGCTTTTGCTACAGGACCAACAAAGAAACGTTCATTGGTAGCTGTTTCACAAGGGCTTTTAGAAACAATGGATGACGATGCCATAGAAGGTATTATCGCACACGAAGTAGCACACGTTTCTAATGGTGATATGGTGACCATGACGCTTTTACAGGGTGTTGTCAACACGTTTGTCGTGTTCTTCTCTCGAATTGCGGCCATTATCGTATCACGATTTGTTCGCTCAGAAATCCAATGGATCGTACGATTCGCAGCAATTATTGTCTTTCAAATATTATTCTCTATACTTGGAAGCTTCGTCGTCAGTGCCTACTCACGACACCGAGAGTATCACGCTGACCGTGGTGGAGCAGATCTGGCAGGGCGTGATAAAATGGCACATGCATTACGCTCACTAAAAATGTACATTGATCGAGCAAAAATCGATGATCGTACCGACGACTCCGCGATCCAAACGATGAAAATCAGTGGTAAATCCGGCATGATGGCATTATTGTCATCTCACCCACCACTAGAAGATCGTATTGCAAAACTTGAGCAACGATAA
- a CDS encoding extracellular solute-binding protein has translation MWKKSVYVWSMFVLFMLVACSDDDTSSNEESSTESQEEPQEISMMFNLHVPEVPEPRLEELLEEATNTELDIRWVPDNNYAENLNTAIATNNLPDVFLLKDVTLDQQKEAVRDGQYWEIGPYLEEFPNLNKLNPEILKNTMIDGKLYTLYAGRPLSRQGLIYRQDWAENLGLNTPTNLDELYKMMRAFTEDDPDGNGEDDTIGLTDREILGTFENFATWHGAPNNWGEKDGQLLPQFMFPEYREAMDYFKSLFDNGYINRDAPVTSKTDQQNMLKDGTAGVYIGTMGDVEPMYRDAVAINPDVVFDVHNYIEGPDGEYRTRSIPGYGSMLIFPKSSVETEEELKGILSFFDFLMTPEGSNLLYWGVEGEHYEVVDGYAEVIPENQDQYNLEIRPYTPFEIGEPETNGRYTGYYEYEPRAKADELYIDNNDYLVEDLTAPLDSQTWADKSEILSQIMEDATYQYFLGQIDSDGFDAAIDKWKDEGGEQVIEEYTEQWQEMQ, from the coding sequence ATGTGGAAAAAGAGTGTTTATGTATGGAGCATGTTTGTATTGTTCATGTTAGTAGCTTGTAGTGATGATGATACTTCCTCGAATGAGGAATCATCAACAGAGTCTCAGGAAGAGCCACAGGAGATATCAATGATGTTTAATCTGCACGTTCCCGAGGTTCCGGAACCTCGTCTGGAGGAACTTTTGGAAGAGGCGACCAATACAGAATTAGATATTCGCTGGGTTCCTGATAATAATTATGCAGAGAATCTTAATACGGCTATTGCGACAAATAATTTACCAGATGTATTTTTGTTGAAGGATGTGACATTGGATCAACAAAAAGAAGCGGTACGAGATGGGCAATATTGGGAAATAGGTCCATATTTAGAAGAGTTTCCTAATTTAAATAAATTAAATCCTGAAATTTTAAAAAATACGATGATAGATGGCAAGTTATACACGCTATATGCCGGACGACCACTTTCTCGTCAAGGTTTAATTTATCGCCAGGACTGGGCAGAAAACCTAGGTTTAAATACACCAACTAATTTAGATGAATTATATAAAATGATGAGGGCATTTACGGAAGATGATCCAGATGGTAATGGCGAGGATGATACAATTGGTTTAACTGACCGGGAAATTTTAGGAACATTTGAAAACTTTGCAACATGGCATGGTGCGCCGAACAATTGGGGTGAAAAGGATGGACAGCTATTGCCGCAATTTATGTTCCCCGAGTATCGTGAAGCAATGGATTATTTCAAAAGCTTATTTGATAATGGTTATATCAATCGTGATGCTCCTGTAACAAGTAAAACAGATCAGCAGAATATGTTAAAAGACGGAACTGCGGGTGTCTATATTGGTACAATGGGCGATGTAGAGCCGATGTATCGAGATGCTGTAGCAATTAATCCAGATGTTGTTTTCGATGTTCACAATTATATTGAAGGTCCTGATGGTGAATATCGCACGAGATCCATTCCGGGTTATGGAAGTATGTTAATTTTCCCGAAATCGTCCGTTGAAACGGAGGAGGAGTTGAAGGGTATACTTTCTTTCTTTGATTTCTTAATGACACCTGAGGGATCCAATTTATTGTATTGGGGTGTAGAAGGGGAGCATTACGAAGTGGTGGATGGTTATGCGGAAGTAATACCAGAAAATCAAGATCAATATAATCTTGAAATTCGGCCATATACGCCTTTTGAAATTGGTGAGCCTGAAACGAATGGACGTTATACCGGCTATTATGAATATGAACCTCGTGCAAAAGCAGATGAGCTTTATATAGATAATAATGATTATCTAGTTGAAGATTTGACTGCTCCACTTGATTCGCAAACATGGGCCGATAAATCAGAAATTTTATCTCAGATCATGGAGGATGCTACCTATCAATATTTTCTAGGGCAAATTGATAGTGATGGATTCGATGCGGCGATAGATAAGTGGAAGGATGAAGGTGGCGAGCAGGTGATAGAAGAATACACAGAACAATGGCAGGAAATGCAGTAA
- a CDS encoding class I SAM-dependent methyltransferase, with protein sequence MDKKEYGPEGMAHFAKKVEFLDNPERRGDIPPEQLLRMFPIKKEDNILDIGAGTGYITIPAAKIVDGLVYALDIDSKMLDFVNSKANKENITNVKTLKASMDDIPLNDTSIDIVLASIVLHEVKDLSTSLNQMKRVLKSGGYFVCVEFEKKESQLENHPRIPSSLMEQAIKNAGLSIIQKVHPTDFLYIIIAKK encoded by the coding sequence ATGGACAAAAAAGAGTATGGTCCCGAAGGAATGGCACATTTCGCAAAAAAAGTTGAATTTCTTGATAATCCTGAACGAAGAGGGGATATACCCCCAGAACAGCTGCTGCGCATGTTTCCTATTAAAAAAGAAGATAACATCTTAGATATAGGTGCAGGTACAGGATATATTACCATACCTGCCGCTAAAATCGTGGATGGATTAGTATACGCATTAGATATAGATTCTAAAATGTTAGACTTTGTAAATTCCAAGGCGAATAAAGAAAATATAACAAATGTCAAAACGTTAAAAGCTAGTATGGATGATATTCCATTAAATGATACCTCAATTGACATTGTATTAGCATCAATCGTTTTACATGAGGTTAAAGATTTGTCTACTTCATTAAACCAAATGAAACGAGTTCTCAAATCTGGTGGATATTTTGTATGTGTTGAATTTGAAAAGAAGGAAAGCCAGCTTGAAAACCATCCTAGAATTCCTTCATCACTTATGGAACAAGCAATTAAGAATGCAGGACTTAGTATTATACAGAAAGTGCATCCGACTGATTTTCTGTACATTATCATTGCAAAAAAATAA
- a CDS encoding NAD(P)/FAD-dependent oxidoreductase yields MLLDCVIIGGGPAGLNASLVLARAKKNIILLDEDKPRNAVTHESHGFITRDGIKPSEFKRIAKQDLEKYPNLSVENQRVIDIKKENESFIIHTDDGNSYHSRKVILATGLQDVLPDIEGIHEFYGTSLFVCPFCDGWELKDRRLVVIAESDRVMHLTKMVSNWSSDLVVCTNGTNIFSKEQKELLSDKNIKVIEDEIASLQGDNGYLLKVKFKDGKEMEREGGFVACELKQASILAEKLGCDMNQMSGIEIDDFGRTNIDGIYASGDTTFSLPQLIVAASEGSKVASGVVSDLINEDF; encoded by the coding sequence ATGTTGTTAGATTGCGTAATTATTGGAGGAGGACCAGCAGGCCTTAATGCTTCTTTGGTACTTGCGAGAGCAAAAAAGAATATTATATTGCTTGACGAAGATAAACCAAGAAATGCTGTAACCCATGAATCGCATGGTTTTATCACAAGAGATGGTATCAAACCTTCAGAATTTAAACGAATAGCTAAGCAGGATTTGGAGAAATACCCGAATCTGTCGGTTGAAAATCAACGAGTAATAGATATAAAAAAGGAAAATGAATCCTTTATAATTCATACAGACGATGGAAATTCCTATCATTCCAGAAAGGTTATTCTAGCAACAGGACTTCAAGATGTATTGCCAGATATAGAAGGAATTCATGAATTCTATGGTACGAGCTTATTTGTTTGTCCATTTTGTGATGGGTGGGAATTAAAAGACCGCCGATTAGTTGTTATTGCAGAAAGCGATCGTGTTATGCATTTGACAAAAATGGTTTCTAATTGGAGTAGTGACCTTGTTGTTTGTACAAATGGTACAAATATTTTTTCTAAAGAGCAAAAGGAGTTATTATCCGATAAGAATATCAAGGTAATAGAAGATGAAATAGCAAGTTTACAAGGTGACAATGGCTATTTGCTAAAGGTGAAGTTTAAGGATGGTAAAGAAATGGAAAGGGAAGGAGGGTTTGTAGCTTGCGAATTAAAGCAAGCATCCATTTTGGCTGAGAAATTAGGATGTGACATGAATCAGATGAGTGGCATTGAAATAGATGATTTTGGACGTACGAATATTGATGGAATCTATGCCAGTGGAGATACTACCTTCTCACTCCCTCAATTAATTGTTGCTGCAAGTGAAGGTAGTAAAGTTGCTAGTGGGGTAGTAAGTGATTTAATTAATGAAGATTTTTAA
- a CDS encoding Rrf2 family transcriptional regulator has translation MKYSRATNYALHTMAYLTLTPKGKSVGVDQLAKIQNLSPTYLSKILTKLVKAGLIESTPGVNGGYSIVRRSREISFLDVIHAVEGETTLFSCSLEHEENKNGECLIENVMIEAERKMKDDLDKKYIIDIAKQIEAAKNHKIDCEQSH, from the coding sequence ATGAAATATTCTAGAGCCACAAATTATGCTTTACACACAATGGCATATTTAACGTTAACACCAAAGGGAAAATCTGTTGGAGTAGATCAATTAGCTAAAATTCAAAATCTTTCACCAACATACCTTTCGAAGATTTTAACGAAACTTGTAAAAGCAGGACTAATTGAATCAACTCCTGGTGTTAATGGAGGATACAGTATTGTAAGACGTTCTCGTGAAATTTCTTTTTTAGATGTTATCCATGCTGTGGAAGGGGAAACAACCTTATTTAGCTGTTCACTGGAACATGAAGAAAATAAAAATGGAGAATGTTTAATAGAAAATGTAATGATTGAAGCAGAAAGAAAAATGAAAGATGATTTAGACAAAAAATACATTATTGACATTGCCAAACAAATCGAAGCGGCCAAAAATCATAAAATAGATTGTGAACAATCACATTAA
- a CDS encoding VanW family protein encodes MKITYLTIFFLLFNQTSVPHDLVVTYKGEPIASVNRSEFMVPFLDEPVIDEDIYIQFIKELEQEMYQEPVDAKINNNGVIVPGKVGYKLHRQKFKELFYSYFFKTGSTRIEAPVLNIHPNVDSELLADIRTQQIGQYITYFNTNNKERSHNVSLSAEAINNHVVFPGKTFSFNEVVGKRTEEKGYLPAPEIVKGELTEGIGGGICQVSSTLFNAVDRAGVQIMERYSHSKKVPYVPPGRDATVSWYGPDFTFKNNYNQPLLIRSKTVNGKVIIEIYSSDLVEYTPRKVPNASDRLPKEIQIFNN; translated from the coding sequence ATGAAAATTACGTATTTAACGATCTTTTTTTTGCTTTTTAATCAAACCAGTGTTCCGCATGACTTAGTAGTGACATATAAAGGGGAACCAATTGCAAGTGTCAATCGATCTGAATTTATGGTACCGTTTTTGGATGAGCCTGTGATAGATGAGGATATATATATACAGTTTATAAAAGAACTTGAACAGGAAATGTACCAAGAACCAGTAGATGCAAAGATCAACAATAATGGAGTGATTGTCCCTGGAAAAGTCGGATATAAATTACATCGCCAAAAATTTAAAGAACTGTTTTATTCCTATTTTTTCAAAACTGGATCTACTAGGATAGAAGCACCTGTACTTAACATTCACCCAAATGTAGACAGTGAATTACTGGCAGATATTCGAACACAACAAATAGGGCAATATATTACCTATTTTAATACAAATAATAAAGAAAGGTCTCATAATGTTTCTCTTTCAGCAGAAGCAATCAATAATCATGTTGTATTTCCTGGTAAAACCTTCTCTTTTAACGAGGTTGTTGGAAAAAGGACAGAAGAAAAAGGATATTTGCCTGCTCCTGAGATTGTAAAAGGGGAATTAACGGAAGGTATCGGTGGGGGAATATGTCAGGTGTCCTCCACTCTATTTAATGCAGTTGATCGTGCCGGAGTACAAATTATGGAGCGATATTCACATAGTAAGAAAGTTCCTTATGTTCCACCTGGACGTGATGCAACAGTTAGCTGGTACGGACCTGATTTCACATTCAAAAATAATTATAATCAGCCATTACTCATTCGTTCTAAGACAGTTAATGGTAAAGTAATCATTGAAATTTACTCTTCAGATTTAGTGGAATACACTCCACGTAAAGTACCTAACGCTTCAGACCGGCTACCAAAAGAAATTCAAATATTCAATAATTAG
- a CDS encoding class I SAM-dependent methyltransferase has translation MKERVKETFDQLAKVYEKSVDHTSLYNSEYERPSMLAHLPRSLHNKNVLDAGCAAGWYTLQLIKRGANVVATDISLEMVNATKRRIGEKAKVHCLDLETELPFDDNSFDIILSSLTLHYIKEWDHVFHEFQRILKPQGILLFSIHHPFTDIKLLPDAKYFSTELIIDTWNKEGKLYKVPFYRRPLNEIINSTQKNFSIEKITEPLPTMKFKEQSPEKYNRLMESPQFLIIKAVSK, from the coding sequence ATGAAAGAGAGGGTTAAAGAAACTTTCGATCAACTTGCAAAAGTTTATGAAAAAAGTGTGGATCATACAAGTTTATATAATAGCGAATATGAAAGGCCGTCTATGTTAGCGCATTTGCCACGAAGTTTGCATAATAAAAATGTATTAGATGCCGGTTGTGCAGCGGGTTGGTATACTCTTCAACTAATTAAACGAGGAGCAAATGTTGTTGCCACTGATATAAGTCTTGAAATGGTTAATGCTACCAAGCGGCGTATAGGAGAAAAGGCAAAGGTTCATTGTTTAGATTTAGAAACAGAATTACCTTTTGATGATAATTCGTTTGACATTATTTTAAGTTCGCTTACACTTCATTACATCAAGGAATGGGATCATGTCTTTCATGAATTTCAGCGGATTCTGAAACCACAAGGTATTCTATTGTTTTCGATTCACCATCCTTTTACAGATATCAAATTACTTCCCGATGCCAAATATTTTTCAACGGAATTAATTATTGATACATGGAATAAAGAAGGTAAATTATATAAGGTACCATTTTATCGAAGACCGCTAAATGAAATCATAAATTCAACTCAAAAAAATTTTTCTATTGAAAAAATTACAGAACCTCTGCCGACAATGAAATTTAAAGAGCAATCACCTGAAAAATATAATAGGCTTATGGAGAGTCCGCAGTTTCTCATTATAAAGGCAGTTTCAAAATAA